The Thermosipho japonicus region AGGCCACTTTCAACAAGCAAAGATATTCCTGTTACATTTTCTTTACCATATGGAGTTAAACCTACCGTTTCAAACGGTGCAAAGGTAAAGAAAGGTGACCAATTAACAAATGGAACAGTACTTCCAGCAGTTGTAGCATCTGTAAGTGGTACTATAAGCTTTGGTAAAGATCTCAATGTAAGGCCAAGAGAAGATGGAAAATATGAAGTGCTCAAAAATGGAACTTTATACGTAGAAAATGTTGTAGAAGAAAAACATTATCCACTATTTGAAGGTGCATTGGTATATGTAGAAGACGGTCAAGAAATTAATGAAGGTGATGTAATTGCCGATAGATTCTTATTTGAAGATGAATATCTAACAATTGACGAATTTAAAATATTTGAGGAACATTACCCTGCAATGTTCACTGCAGAATCAGAAGTTGAAAATGACAGACCAATCGTTGTTATCACAAAAATTGACGATGAAGTATCAGTTGAAACAGGCTTAAAAATTGGTGATATTATTACCGATGATCAATATTGGGCATATAGAGTTCTCTATGGAGAAAAGATTGAAGCAGATTCAGGTGCTGCCGCAATTAAAAAATTACTTCAAAACTTGGATCTTGAAAAACTAAAAGCAGAAATTGAAGCAGAACTCAAAAAAGTTTCAAAAAGCAGCGGTAGAGCTAAAAAATTACTAAGAAGATTAAAAATAGTTAAGGATCTTCTAAAAAGTGAAACAAAACCAGAATGGATGGTTCTTGAGGCAATACCTGTTGTTCCACCTGATATAAGACCAATGATACAGGTTGAAGGTGGAAGATTTGCAACGACCGACCTTAACGACCTTTATAGGCGCGTTATTAACAGAAACAACAGGCTTAAAAAACTATATGAAATGAATTCACCAGAGATAATAATAAAGAATGAAAAGAGAATGCTCCAAGAAGCAGTTGACAGCTTAATATACAACGGAAGAATGGGTAAAGCAGTCACGGATAGAAATGGAAGACCATTAAAATCATTAACCGACCTATTAAAAGGGAAAAAGGGAAGGTTTAGAAGAAACCTACTTGGTAAACGTGTGGATTACTCCGGTCGTGCAGTTATTGTTGTTGGTCCTCACCTTAAAATACACGAATGTGGTCTTCCAAAGAAAATGGCTATGGAATTATTCAAGCCATTTGTTCTTGCAGAGCTTTTGAATAAAGACGATGAAACAAGCAAAACTGCAAGAAAGATGAAAAAGGCAATAATTGAAAAAGAATTGCCACAAGCATATGAAGTACTTGAAGAAATAATTAAAGGACACCCAGTTCTTTTAAACAGAGCTCCAACATTGCACAGAATGTCGCTTCAAGCATTTGAACCAAGACTTATTGAAGGTAATGCAATACAACTTCACCCATTAGTCTGTCCTCCATTTAATGCGGACTTTGACGGTGACCAAATGGCAGTTCACGTACCACTTTCTGCTGCAGCGCAAGCTGAAGCAAAGTTCTTAATGCTTTCAAGATACAATATAATATCACCTGCACATGGAAAGCCAATATCCATGCCAGGTAAAGATATAGTTGCAGGTGTTTACTATTTAACAATGGTAGACAAAAACTTTGATAACGTAAAGGAAAAAGATATAAAATGGAAATTCTCTTCAATAGAAGAGGCAGGACTTGCATATGAATTTGGATATATAACACTTCATGATCCAATCCTTGTAAAAGTTGATGATAAAGTAATTAAAACCACATACGGAAGATTAATCTTTGCAAGTATAGTTCCAGACGAATTTAAAGATTACAACAAAACATATGGTAAAGGTGCAATTAAAGACCTAGTTTACAATACATTCAAAAAATACGGTGTCGACAGAACAGCCGACCTTCTTGACGACATAAAAGATCTTGGATTCCACTATGCTACGATCTCAGGATTAACTGTAAGTATTACAGACTTTTATATCTCTCCTGAAAGGGAGAAAATTATTGAACAAGCAAAAGCAAAAGTTAGTGAAATAGAAGAATTATTTGCAGAAGGGTTCCTATCTGACGAAGAAAGATACAGAGAAACTATTAAAATATGGGCTGATGCAACCGAAAAAGTTCAAGATGCAACATTTGAATACATAGGAAAAGATCCATTTAACCCAATCTATATAATGGTTGATTCCGGTGCTAGAGGTAATAAAGACCAACTAAAACAACTTGCAGGTATGCGTGGTCTAATGGCTGATCCTTCTGGAAGAACTATTGAAATCCCAATTATTTCAAACTTTAGAGAAGGATTATCAGTGCTTGAATTCTTTATCAGTACACATGGTGCAAGAAAAGGTTCGGCAGATACTGCACTTAGAACAAGCTCTGCAGGATATCTTACAAGAAGACTTGTAGACGTTGCACAATCTGTAGTTGTTACAACAACCGACTGTGGAACACACAACGGTGTTAGAGCAACTGTCCTAAAGAGCAGCGATGGTTTAACTGTTGAAAAACTTGAAGACTTCTTATTCGGTAGAGTTCTTGCAAAAGATGTATTTGATCCAAAAACAAATAATGTTCTTGTAAATCCAGAAACGGGCAAACAATACACAAGAGATACAATGATCGATGATGATGATGCCAAGTTCTTAGGAAATTATTCTGTAAGAATTCCAGTAGTAACTGAAGGCGAAATTGATCTAAGCAGTCCTGAACTTCCAGAAAACTATTGTGAACTCGCAGAAGATTTTGTATATGACGATGTACACTATGAAGTTGGAACAGAAGTAAACTGGGATATAATTAGAAAAGCAACATCTGCAGGACTTTCAAAGTTGAAAGTAAAGATATATCCAGTCGTTGGAAAAGTATCAGTTGAGACAGTATTAAGCAGTAAAGATTCCAAACAACTTGTTGTTGATGAAGAATTAATAGAAGTTACAACCGCAAAAATCCTTGAAGAAAATAATGTTGAATCAGTACAAGTAAGACCAGAAATCATAGTTAGATCAGTTCTTACTTGTGAAGCAGAGCACGGCGTATGTTCAAAATGTTACGGTATGGATCTTTCAAATCACCAGATTGTTGGTGTTGGTGAATCAGTTGGTGTTGTTGCTGCACAATCAATCGGTGAACCAGGTACGCAGCTAACAATGAGAACATTCCACACAGGTGGTATCGCAACAACAGCAGATATTACACAAGGTCTTCCAAGAGCTGAAGAATTATTTGAAGCAAGAAAGAAACTTAAAGAACCTGAAGGCGTCTTTTCAAGAGTAAAAGGATATGTAAAAGATATAGTTGAAGACGAAACTGGTCAAAAGAAAGTTTATATAGAAGATGAAGCTGGTGACATTCACGAATACGAAATTCCGATTAAAGTTAAAGTTGCG contains the following coding sequences:
- a CDS encoding DNA-directed RNA polymerase subunit beta' gives rise to the protein MMGSTFKRKIAKVTVKVASPEVIRSWSSGEVKKPETINYRTFKPEKDGLFCEKIFGPTKDYECACGKYKGKKYEGTVCERCGVRVESKEARRRRMGHIDLVAPVVHVWYLKSSPSILSSLLGIPAKELENVVYYGGKRIIEKILIVTDPKNTDFIKGSQLYQTEYEIYSQKLDFEVVPGVIIKSPSTPVTSSISGEVKIRHEKTHTDREITWVDVRKISRAEHRLYTGMILNVKNGDKVNQGDEIVSEMQIDPIYAPFDGTVEIDEISESITVRPLSTSKDIPVTFSLPYGVKPTVSNGAKVKKGDQLTNGTVLPAVVASVSGTISFGKDLNVRPREDGKYEVLKNGTLYVENVVEEKHYPLFEGALVYVEDGQEINEGDVIADRFLFEDEYLTIDEFKIFEEHYPAMFTAESEVENDRPIVVITKIDDEVSVETGLKIGDIITDDQYWAYRVLYGEKIEADSGAAAIKKLLQNLDLEKLKAEIEAELKKVSKSSGRAKKLLRRLKIVKDLLKSETKPEWMVLEAIPVVPPDIRPMIQVEGGRFATTDLNDLYRRVINRNNRLKKLYEMNSPEIIIKNEKRMLQEAVDSLIYNGRMGKAVTDRNGRPLKSLTDLLKGKKGRFRRNLLGKRVDYSGRAVIVVGPHLKIHECGLPKKMAMELFKPFVLAELLNKDDETSKTARKMKKAIIEKELPQAYEVLEEIIKGHPVLLNRAPTLHRMSLQAFEPRLIEGNAIQLHPLVCPPFNADFDGDQMAVHVPLSAAAQAEAKFLMLSRYNIISPAHGKPISMPGKDIVAGVYYLTMVDKNFDNVKEKDIKWKFSSIEEAGLAYEFGYITLHDPILVKVDDKVIKTTYGRLIFASIVPDEFKDYNKTYGKGAIKDLVYNTFKKYGVDRTADLLDDIKDLGFHYATISGLTVSITDFYISPEREKIIEQAKAKVSEIEELFAEGFLSDEERYRETIKIWADATEKVQDATFEYIGKDPFNPIYIMVDSGARGNKDQLKQLAGMRGLMADPSGRTIEIPIISNFREGLSVLEFFISTHGARKGSADTALRTSSAGYLTRRLVDVAQSVVVTTTDCGTHNGVRATVLKSSDGLTVEKLEDFLFGRVLAKDVFDPKTNNVLVNPETGKQYTRDTMIDDDDAKFLGNYSVRIPVVTEGEIDLSSPELPENYCELAEDFVYDDVHYEVGTEVNWDIIRKATSAGLSKLKVKIYPVVGKVSVETVLSSKDSKQLVVDEELIEVTTAKILEENNVESVQVRPEIIVRSVLTCEAEHGVCSKCYGMDLSNHQIVGVGESVGVVAAQSIGEPGTQLTMRTFHTGGIATTADITQGLPRAEELFEARKKLKEPEGVFSRVKGYVKDIVEDETGQKKVYIEDEAGDIHEYEIPIKVKVAVNKGQKVLPGQSLSTGAIRPRKILETLDVDATALYLLKEIKKVYVEQGVDIHDKHFEIIIKQMLDKVEVVDPGDTDYLPGDLVRLETVKRINKEILESNVQVDSNRKRVIGKELHHHLIAEDENGQIVEIAKEGEEVTEEILEKAIKLGIKDLIVKNGEGEIVTYQILPKEPIKYRRRLLRITKASLERVGWLSAASFQQTPQVLTEAAIEGAEDLLLGLKENVIVGQLIPAGTGLDMFANIQIEETPRLAQEKEKMA